The Solanum lycopersicum chromosome 9, SLM_r2.1 genome window below encodes:
- the LOC138338586 gene encoding uncharacterized protein, whose amino-acid sequence MDRQKVCQGNEASSQDKAKAIIFLRHHLDEGLKIEYLTVKDSLELWTDLKGRYDHLKATVLPRARYEWMHLWFQDFKTVIEYNFDVFMITSQLKLCGETIKDEDMLEKTLTTFHASNVILQQQYREKDFQKYSELISCLLVAEKHNALLMKNHEARPIGAAPIPKANVVKARDQYEVKRDDHRGYNNAWGRDKDKRRYTNCQGGGHNKRENNMSSQNNPSKRNKSGASSSNARAESHMTLKDDDKPETSQKYDKDVEVNLALKDDVFDGLGDVTHMEVDDFFGDRN is encoded by the exons ATGGATCGTCAAAAAGTTTGTCAG GGAAATGAAGCATCGAGTCAAGATAAGGCGAAGGCTATAATTTTCCTTCGTCATCATCTTGATGAGGGCCTGAAGATTGAATATCTGACGGTAAAAGATTCACTTGAATTGTGGACTGATTTAAAGGGGAGATATGACCACCTTAAGGCAACAGTGTTGCCAAGAGCTCGCTATGAGTGGATGCATTTATGGTTTCAAGATTTTAAGACCGTAATTGAATACAACTTTGATGTATTCATGATAACCTCCCAGTTAAAATTATGTGGGGAgactataaaagatgaggacatgTTGGAAAAGACACTTACTACTTTCCATGCCTCAAATGTGATATTGCAGCAGCAATATCGTGAAAAGGATTTTCAGAAATATTCTGAACTAATCTCATGTCTTTTGGTGGCTGAGAAACATAATgctcttttaatgaaaaatcatgaagctCGTCCCATTGGAGCTGCTCCAATACCGAAGGCAAATGTGGTGAAAGCACGTGATCAATATGAAGTAAAAAGAGATGATCATCGGGGATATAATAATGCATGGGGACGTGACAAAGATAAAAGACGTTACACTAATTGTCAAGGTGGTGGTCATAATAAAAGGGAGAACAACATGAGTTCTCAAAATAACCCCTCAAAAA gaaataaaagtggTGCTTCCTCTTCCAATGCTCGAGCTGAGTCACATATGACTCTTAAAGATGATGATAAGCCGGAAACATCTCAAAAGTATGATAAGGATGTTGAAGTAAATTTGGCTTTAAAGGATGATGTTTTTGATGGCCTTGGTGACGTTACTCATATGGAAGTTGATGACTTCTTTGGAGATCGAAACTGA